Within Gouania willdenowi chromosome 24, fGouWil2.1, whole genome shotgun sequence, the genomic segment CCATGTCCCCAAACCCAATGGTGCTAAAGGCCACAAAGCAGAAGTAGAGTGAGTCTAGATATCCCCAGCCTTCAGTTGCAGAGTACATGAGTGAGGCACAGCAGGAAACCAAGATGGCAGCGGCTCCCAGAATGAGCATGACGCAGTAGACCGAAGGCTTCCAACCAGCCAGatcctctcctcttcctcccgttGCTTGGGTCTCTCCAGAGACCTGACGGCCATTTTGTGGAAGCACAATCTTCTTGTGCCGTCGTTGATGACAAGACTTGAGGACGAAGGCGATAACGGTGATGACTCGCTCCAGAAATAGGTTGAAGAAGAGGATGGTGGCTGCACAGCCAAGCAGGCCGTAAAACATCAGGAAAACCCTTCCTCCAATGGTGGCAGGTGTTGTCATTCCAAACCCTGAGATACACACAGATGACGCAACACACTGAATCAATACACGCATATGGGCAGTGTGGGTCAAAACCCTCAGAGTGAGAGAGTTACAGTACGCATCATCGAGCACATCGATATAAACAACAGATAAGACATCCCTATATAAATATAGGGATGTCTTATctatataaatagaaataattttAACACCTAAAATGAAAAATCCTTCAAGGAAGCCTTTAGAGTAGCGAtcctcaactggtgggtcaggacccaaaagtgagttgcggacctgtactgggtgggtcgcggacagctggtaaaAAATAGATgattaatgtctctcatgttagacttgtcttttattttgaaagaaagttttcttttgacaggcatactgtgaaatgcatgttgcacacaaaaatatatatttgttttaaaaaagattatatacggtatgtgtgttttcaacagctatttttaaaaaactaaatttggttgattgaattctgaaaaaaaagtgggaggcgatttaatgaccgtggcaaaatgtgggttccAGGGTGAGAGCAGTTGAGAAGCTCTGTTTTTAGAGCTTCGGAATTGCACTACTGCATGATGAGACCCCCACCATGCTTGACAGTgggaaatgtatgtttttgtaatccaaaatgtttaattttggtGATACTAGTCCAACTTACAGTTGCTTTGCCTCCTCACTAAGGTGCACTTGGTCAAAGTCTTGCTAAGATGGTATTTGATTCTTTCTATAGCTATAGCTTTCTATACCTGCTAACAGGTGTCCTGGAGGTCTCTTTCACTCACTTCACAGATGGAATCAGTTCAGCTCCAAGGGATGTTTAATGACTTGGAAATGTGTGCCCAGCCCTCATCCTTACCTTTTAGTCATCCTTACATAGAACAATTTGCTGTATTCTTTTCCTTCATTGTGACATGAATACTGATCATCTGCTGGATTTCCACAAATCAATGCAATATGGACTGCAGTTCTGTCTTTTCCACTAACTAAGAAAGCGGGCCTGCTCTTTAGCACATGTCTCATGGTTTGAATAATTCTGCACATCCTCAGATATTTCATCAAGGCTTTATTTTATAAGGTTAAACTTTTACTTCAAATCGTTACAGTTAAACTTTGTCATTATATACCCAATAAGTCTAGCATTTTCCTTTTACAACGATATGAAAACAGAAGCTTTGATTCCACTGTTACTGTCATATAGCACGGCTAATTGCCACTGCAGGCCACATGCTGAGGTCGATCGCCTTCACTTTCCCACTCGGTTTACAGGGTGTTAATTAGGCTTATGGATTCTTTTACTCAAAGCAATTAAAGTAGAATTAGAAGGAAAGTACAGCTCTGACAGTGTCTCTCTCCTGATGAGAGGTTAAATGGAAATGTTCATCTTGAGAGATTTGACAATAATTAAGGCTCATAAGCTACATCGTCTCATTACCTCacccaaggaggtaatatttgtTACTGGCCCTCatcttttcatttgtttgtttgcaggtATAAATGAAATGTACTAAGTGGATTGTTTATGCCATGAAAGAttccattcatttttttgtagggGATCCGTGTCAATATACAGATTCTGGATCAAGTTTAAAAAACGAAAAATCCAAATAATCCCCAATAATTCACGTCTTGGTTCGTGATTGACCAATCtatatgaaatttgactcagttatgtcatgTTAGTTCCTCAAATTTCATCttgatcagatccagattgcgcATCTTATTGCAGTTATTCGTAAAAATGGGGGTTGCTCATACATTTGGGCCTACTCTATCACCAATAATGGGGATGTATATTTCTTAAAAGCCTTTAAATTGTGAATAATCTTGGTATTataatcaggatcactgatccagataactgccaataccTGGAAAATAAGATATTGAGTGCGTGGTGGAGATTTGTGCTCTCAGAATGCTCTTGTtattacaataaaatcaaataatcgTCAGTGTTGTTATGCCCTGTGTATGCATGAGATGGATATTAACTGCAAATGCTGCTGGTGTTGAATTATGTGTATTGCTGCAGGGAAGCTGTTCACCGCTCCTAGGGGATGGGTTAAAATGCATCCAATAAAATCACAATATGAAATGTTTATGCAAAATGCAGCAATCACGTCAACCTTCTCTGGTGTAAAAGAAACACAAGTGACGATATGGAAAAAGGATGTTGGGGTTCTTCATGTGTTAGATTTGAACATATCATCTTTAACTCTTCTATATGAAGCTCTACAATCATTTTGAACACTTTGTGCATGTGATACAAAGCTAATGTATATGTAATTCTTTGGCTTTTTACTGAAGAAGATAGGGGTTGTTGGGAAATACCATAGAGATGCTGCTTCAGACTCAAACTACTCTGTGTACGTCAAACTTTTACCTTAAATGTTAGGTAATTATTAGGTATTATGACGATGTTACAATCAGAACGGTCAATCATGAGGAAGCTAATGGCAATTTAATAGAGGAGGAAGTCCAGATGAGCTTTTTATACCCTGCTCCTTCTCATCTAGCATATTGATGTGGAAAAGACTGACATTTAAGTTCTTAGTCTGTCACCTGAAAAACACAGATAAGTGACTCACTGAGCATCTTCATTGGGAATTTCTGTATTGTAGCTCAGAGGAAAATATTAGCAGGACATGAAATCTAAACGTCATCTGCTAGAATGGCTCCTCAATCCATATATTCACCAGTGCAGGCACCGCATCACCCAGTATGTTTACTGTTCAAGCGACAGACTGGTGATACAAGAGTGAAATCTAATGTAACTGGGAGCTTCATCGCTCACTGAACACTCTacattaaaaaggtttttttttcaagccacAGACACATTAGTTACGGGCATCATAGTGACATTCAGTGAGTGTGTCTCACCTGCCTACTTTGCAATTGTTATGTAATATTTTCAACAACACCAGATTTTACACTAACTGTAATGTGTACAGGCAATTTTCATCAAAAACCTTGCATGGttccttgatttattatttatttggtttCTTTGGTTGAGAGAATGTACAGTATTTCCTCTCCATGCATTACCACTGCTCGACTTTATGTGTCATAATTACAATTCACCACCATACATGGATAATTGATGTTATTTCAGGTTAACAGTGCAATGTCTAGTCATCAAATTCATTTGATAAATTGTGATTTTTACCTATTTGGGCCTCGGGTTGTTATTAATGGGTGATGATCTCACCTGAAAGAAAATTGGAGGAAAAACCATCTTGAATCTtgaatgaatgtgtttttttctactAAGCACAGAATCCACAGAGGTGAAGATGGTGAGATCCAGCCTGCAGGGCTTATGATGGACAATGTAATTCTTAACAGAATGTCAGTGGGAATCTGGGTACAAAGTCATTTTGACAGTAAATTGTGACTCATTTTTAGTCTTTTGATGTAACACTGAATGGGTTCAAGGGGATGAGATTGGCTTTTTTTGTGAGAACATCACATCGACCAGAGTATGAAGAGAAACACATGTCGATAagataatatttatatttaatactgCCCTCTCCATTGTGAACTCCCCCTTCCACACACACCAATTAGCTATGAAGTTTGTTCGTACAGTATATGATAATTCCACATTTTTATGTCTTGTACAAAAGTAATTTgtgaaacaaaatgtgaattgttTTGCATCCTAAATATCAGATTCAGATTTATCATTAttcaatgaaatgaaaaatataggCCTACATTGAGCATGTAATAGATTGATTATTTCTGATCTGAGCaggtaaaaaatattatctgtatatataatattatttttggtgCACATTAGGTAACAGATGATCTGGTTTGAGAAGGGAGAAGCagggtttcaaaataaaatacagggGCCACAATTATGGCAAAAATGTTGAAGAAATTCATCACTATgtctttaaagcagtggttccgacccttttttggattgtgaccccattttgatatcaagaaaaGAATTTCTGGTGAACCTAAagacattaattttttttatactttattacagataatacagagtagccaggattagtcacatgttgtgccagctcagatatttttaaactgcattattattattattattattattattattattattattattattatgaatcagaagtactttgtTTATCCCAGAGGGTAATTACTTGTGTTACAGAGGctcaataaatattacaaataaaaagaataacagtaaacaaagaaagagaaagaaaaaagtacataattaagtaataataataataatgataataataactatGTTGAAGTATCGTaggtgtttaagattgtgtcctgtcttaatttgaaaaagtttcaaaaatgtatttctaatcagtaactctttttttccctttttttttctttcttaattatcaattactagacatttcaagcgaccccatttaatctccaggcgaccccacatggggtcccgaccccaaggttgaaaaacgctgcttcaaaatgtaaatttgcTCAACTTTATAGATCTAAAGCCCATATTTAACATTGAAGATGAATAATTAGTTGATTTTTCTTCCTCACCGATGGTTGACACCACCGTCCCCACGAAGTAAAACGCTCCAGTGAAGTCCCATCGGGGTCTGATGGTGTCCACTCTGATACCAGCCACATTGGCCTCCTCGTAGTTCCTCAGGAAGTTTCTCAGGTCCTTCCTGCTCAGGTTGTACTTCTGGCTGAATTGCTCAAAGCGCAGCGCCCATCGCTCCTTGGCCTCTCGCTCCTTGGGCTGCTCCAGCGCGGAGAACACGGCGGCTCCACAGAGCAGGTAGAGGATGATAAACACAGCCAGCAGCAGGAAGCGCGCGTTATCCTCGTTTATCGGACTGCAGACGCAGAAACAGTTGTTCCTACATGCCATTATTGTGGGGCCGTGGTCACCTGTGGCATCGTGGGCTCGGATTACGCATCCTCTGTAGAACCGATAGACAAACAAAGTCCCACAGCACCCAGTGGAAGAGTTGTGGCTGTAGAATCTGTCAGAGTACAACACGCAGCAACCTGTGGATGATGCTCTGAGTCGTCGTGGTGCTGTTGCGTGCTCCGATCCTGCCTCTCCAAGGAAGTCTCCACCCAAGAGCGCACGCTTTACGCACCGCAATGGGACAACCGCGTCCGGAGCTCTCCCTTTCGTTCTCCTTCAACATATCTGTTCATCCATAAGTCCTGCTTgtactctttaaaaaaaaggtcaaacgACGTCCCAAAGCGGTTCTTGTGTCTGATCTTTGAGTTCACAGGTCTGTTTCTGACTCCGACGACGCGGAGAGCGTTTGCACACAGTGGAATCAATATCCACTGACCTTTCCCAGTTTAGAAGTGGGATCCACCCACTACATTTAACCAAGGGAGGGTGTGAGCAAATGTCACAACGTCAGGtagtttcaaaaataaatgattgataCTTTCTATGGACAACAGAGCAGCTGCTTTTGGTCGATTTTAGaagtaaaaatattatttcagcACCTTGGACAGTGACGGGAAGTTTCATAGGCATTAGATTAGACAGTGTTTTAATGTACTGTAAGAAActaatactgtatgtacattatacagtagagatgggcaacttctatcacagttggggccaaaaaaatgtgattgtctgatccgggGGCCGCATTATCCACATTCATTTCAGTATTTAGAAGAATCATcaatctaagcattaatacaagcttgaaaacacacatttctgttcttgttgtcattttgtgtatttttctgtcttttgcgtaattttgtttgtctttgaagtccttgtGTATatgatgttatttttgttgtcattttgtgtgtttaattggttgtttagtgtgtctctgttgttatattgtgtgttttgtgatgtattttttttaatatatatatatatatatatatatatatatatatatatatatatatatatatatatatatatatatatttgtgtgtttctgttctttTCTTGACATTGTGtcatcattttctgtgtttctggagttttatgtATTAAATAACTTCCAAcctcatgaattacaattttgttttgggggccgcacacaATTAGACCGacggccacatgtggcccctggaccacc encodes:
- the LOC114457813 gene encoding potassium channel subfamily K member 13-like yields the protein MACRNNCFCVCSPINEDNARFLLLAVFIILYLLCGAAVFSALEQPKEREAKERWALRFEQFSQKYNLSRKDLRNFLRNYEEANVAGIRVDTIRPRWDFTGAFYFVGTVVSTIGFGMTTPATIGGRVFLMFYGLLGCAATILFFNLFLERVITVIAFVLKSCHQRRHKKIVLPQNGRQVSGETQATGGRGEDLAGWKPSVYCVMLILGAAAILVSCCASLMYSATEGWGYLDSLYFCFVAFSTIGFGDMVSSQRVVYEGVSTVAYRVVNFFFILTGVCCIYSLFNVISIVIKQVLNWLLRSVGMPCRCCLPRRGLHPHQHHRRNVVAPGHLRVRRDPSIETDAINESETEPGRRMSGEMISMRDFLAANKVNLALMQKQLSEMAIGHPRQCSSSTHQNGFSGGVGALGIMNNRLAETSVDR